The Hemibagrus wyckioides isolate EC202008001 linkage group LG13, SWU_Hwy_1.0, whole genome shotgun sequence DNA window ttcccccagaggaGGGAGCACACAAAGCGGTTTGGCTTTCAAGTATGTTGTGAGGAAGGGGTTCCTCGGCGGTCGGAATTCCCCCGTGCCTCGCATCGTCATCCTCCTGTCTGATGGAAAGTCCCAGGGTGCAGTGCAGCCGGCTGCCTCTGAACTCAAGCAGTCTGGAGTGATCTTGTTTGCCGTGGGCCTGCGTTATCCAAGGTATCAAATATATCCAAACATATTTCTGACATCAAATAGGGTTTTCTTTTTACTCTGGGCTATTATCAGTATCAGACAggtaatttataataataataataataataataataataataataataacaataataataatatgaaaggGCCACAAATAATTTTAGAATATGGAGTTAAAAAACTTAGATTTATATagcgttattattattattctccaATTCAATTCTTTTAAAGTAATACCAGCCATGTtaacaattaaacaattaaagaaagagaaatggtgAGAAATATACTCCAGCATCCTCTGCAGTAATTATACATCTGTCCTCCCAACATGGGAAAACTGTAGAAACGTAGACATGTCTAATGTCAAACAACTGAATGACAGTGCTGAGAGAAAGCAGTAAAACTTTGTCATGCATGCGTCAactaaaaatcacaaaaatgcaCAAATGCCCTGCAGACATGATTAGCTGTTCTTAAGTATTttaactgctttttttttttcttcttcctgttccAGCTGACTTTCATAAAATAATGATTTCTTAATATGTTATGCTCAGGGTCtccagagaatacacacacacacagtctctgcAACATATCAGTACAGCAGCCCACCTGTTCCTGAACTGTAGTGTTGTCAGAAACCAATCAGCACATCTGCTCATCTATGTAAAGTGAAGCTCTCATTCCTTTCTTATAATGCTCAACACGGTATGTATGTCATACAGGGTGACGGGAGGTCGTTCCCAATGATTTAGCTCAACAGATGTTACAAATGTAAccaaacacaaatacatttttaagaaGGAACAGatctaaacagatacaaatacaccTATGAAATATGCTTTTGTAGAGAGCTTTCCAGAAAGGTCACAGGGCATCTGGTTAAGACTAATAGTGTGTATCAGGAATGGGATTCTACAGAACCACAAAAAATTCATGCAATCCAATGTTTTTACTTTTATCTGAGTTCAGTTCCCTGTATCCTGTGCCATCTAATTCAGTTTAGATACAAATGTAAAGCCAAGacctttgtctgtgtgtctcagatGGGAAGAGCTCTACTCTCTGGCCAGTGCTCCCACAGAGAGCCATGTGTTTTTTGCAGAGCATTTCAGTGATATTGTAAATGGACTATACACAAGCCTCACCACCTCCTCCATCTGCAGTGCTGTCCCCCCAGGTACACGCTCATCTCTGAAGCATCCATACTCTCCATTCTCCTAGTGCTTCCTGAGAGTATGATTTGTGTTATGTCTGCAGGCTGTCAGGTGGAATCCTTACCTTGTGTACGGAAGACCATGGAGACCATCAAAGAATTGCAGGGCAACTTCATGTGCTGGAAGGGATCGAAGAGCAGCTTACCATACACATCGCTATGTCCCTATTACAGGCAAGTGCAGTTCCTCAACTCTCAGAAAATTCTGATTCTGATAATCATTCTTATCTTCCCCTTAAAATGTGACAAAATGATTGACTCTTATAATAttgtacatacactgatcaggcataacattattaccacctgcctaatattgtgttggtcctcccttttgctgccaaaacagccctgacccatcatgcactgtgtattctgacacctttctatcagaaccagcattaacttcttcagcaatttgatcaacagtagctcgtctgttagatcggatcacacgggccagccttcggtccccacgtgcatcaatgagacttgaccctgtccccggttgaccactgttccttctttggaccacttttgatggatactgaccactgcagaccgggaacaccccacgagagctgcagttttggagatgctctgatccagtggtctaaccatcacaatttagcccttgtcaaactcgctcaaatccttatttggcccatttttcctgcttctaacacatcaactttgaagataaaatgttcacctgctgcctaatatatcccacccactaacaggtgccatgatgcggagataatcagtgttattcacttcacctctcagtgctcataatgttatgtctgaatCTCATAAAAATCTCATAAAACACAACTGTGCACAACTGTGTCATGATGAAGTAAGAAGATCTAAACTGCAGAGGGCAGTCAGCAtgcacaaatgcaaaaaaaaaaaaaaacccacctatAAAGAAGGTTAAAATGTTGTTCATGGAGGACTGAAGATCCCTGAGACTCAAACCTTTGAAGCTGTTAATAGCAGTACCAAATATCACAGTATCCATATTTACAAGGGCTTTTAAAGTGTTATTAATTTTGTATGTTACAGATATACCAGTGCTTACAAAGTACTCCCTACAGTATGTCACAGAACAGTATGCTCAGGTGAGAAATGGTAGTTTACACAAAACATACTCTAATAAATGAGTAAGAATACACTGAGGTTTAAATTATATACTATGTGTTGGCAAAATAATGTTTTCATCTTCTCCTCCCTGCTTAGATCCTTGTGATTCCCAGCCATGTCAGAATGGAGGGACGTGTGTGTCTGAAGGGCTGGAGAAATACCATTGTCAGTGTCCTCCAGGCTATGGAAGTGACCCCAACTGTGGTGAGTTGCTCTTTCTATATTCTACCACCAATTGAATCATTCTCTGATTTGCATTTAGTATTGGTCTAATTGTGCAGCACAGCTGTCAGGCTTGCCTGTTTGCATATGTGGCATTCATTGGCATTGACTTAGGCAGGCAAGAATTTTCAGTTATTGTCAGGGTCAGATTTCAGGCTGGGTCATGGTTGACTGAAATATACTCCAATCCCTCTGAGGCATTTTGTCTCCTTGATCAAAAAGGGCAGTCTAATTTTGCTCTAAGTGAAAAGCCCAGACTCCTCTAAGTACTCCCACAACACTCTGCTTTATTGCATTgtacaataatacacaacaggCCTGGTAACCCTGTAACCCCATAACAAAACCAAGCAACTGATCCCAGTTCATCGTCTTTTACATGTCATTCTCTTATTACTCTACATTTCtcccccactctctcactctctctctcactcactcactcactcactcactcacacacatgcattcttTTTAAAAGACTGGACAAGAAAGGGTAATGTATCTTTGAATAAGAGACTAGAATAAATGGGGTGAGGTAATGAGTATCACTGATAGAAGCAGTCAACACTTCTCTCTGATCTAAGAATACACAATGGCTCGGTCAGTTAGGAAGTGATGACACTCCTAGCCCTGTCCTGTCCATGACACATCAGACAAAGCTCAAAGACTCTCTTTACTGCCCTGCTCCCTCCCGAAGATGTTTTCTGGTCTCAGGGTTACTGTTAATTCATGCTTGTTTTCATTAAAAGAGAGGAGTGAAAGGAGCAGATAGAACACCAGTGTATTTACCACTTGACAGTATATTGTGTTCCTGAGCCTTAGACGTGCCGGTTAATATAAACACAGTTTGGTATGCTAAGTATGTGGCAACAATGTGGTTTTGTGCTCTGCATGGGACCCAAGGTCATGTCAGTCAATGCCTAAATAATATCCTCCTGTTTTTCAGCTCCTGTGCTGTCTTTGGACTGCTCTGTGGATGTGCTTTTCCTGATTGAAAGCTCTACCAGCCTGACTCATGAGGGGTTCCTTCGCTTCAAGTCCTTCCTGAAGCGTTTTGTCCAGACAGTTCTGAGTTCAGACACTCCTGTGAAGATTGGTCTGGCTCAGTATAGCAGCGATGTAAAGGTTGAAGCTAAGATTGGGCAGCACCGAGACCCAGTGAAGCTGCTCCAGGCTGTGGAGTCTCTCCAGTACCAAAAAGGAGAAGCTAAAACTGGACATGCACTACGCTATATCACACGACAAGGCTTCCAAAGTGCCCCTGTGTATGCTGATGTTCAAGATGACCTGCCTCGTGTCGTTGTGCTCATCACTGGCACTCCGTCCGCTGATGCTGTTGTGGAGTCTGCTAAATatgcaagagacagagagatcttTATTATTGGCTTGGGGCCTGATAGGATGAAGGCTGAGATCAACAACATCACAGGAAACCCGCAGCGCACCATCACTTACAGTTTACCTGACAGACTGAATTCAAAGATCCCAGACCTCAGAGCCAAGATCTGCAGTGTGGACAGCCAGGGTACTGacattgtgttttgtttcctcAGTCATCTTATGTTAAcatcatttacagcatttgggaGATGCggttatccagagcgacttacattcaactcatttatacaactgagcagttgagggttaagggttaagggccttgcttgagCAAGTGGCAGTTTGGGGGTCTGGGGATTTAAGCTCACAATCTTCCAAACAGTATCTattgccttaaccactgagctaccacttagATAGACTTAGGACTTTACTAACTGCTCCTTTAATACATCTTTTCAATGTCCATTCATTAGTGTGTTACCACTAATCAGCTCCTTAATAATATAGGCCATTAATCCCATAATGCCATAGTGCTTTCATTCGTGTTCTCACACCttcacattgttttattaattgaaCCTTTTGATGCCTTCCATGTTTTACTATAATCACAACTATATTATAATCACTGATTGAGTCTTTGTACATTGCAGGGTGTCTGGGTCAGGCAGTGGACCTGGTCTTTGTTCTGGATGGCTCAGGAAGTGTTGGGAAGGACAACTTTGTTCACCTGAAGGAATTTGTACGCAGTGCCTCTGTGCAGTTTGACATAAACCGTGACCTGACTCAGGTAGGGCTGGTGGTGTATAGCCGGCAGCCTGTCTTCGTGTTTGAGCTGGACTCTCATGCTTCAGGGTCTGCTGTGCTCAAAGCCTTGGGAGAGGCATCTTATTTAGGTGGAATGGCCTCCACTGGGTCAGCTCTGCTCCATGTGCACTCTCATAGTCTGACTGTGGCCAAAGGGGCACGGCCGGGTGTCAACAAGGTCATAGTCGTGCTGACTGATGGCACAGGGGACGAGGATGCAGCAGTACCAGCTCAGAAGATCCGGGACGATGGCGTGTCTGTGTTCGTGATTGGCACTGGAGATGTGCAGCGTGAGCATCTCCTGCGTATTGCTGGCTCTGAGGATCACATTATCACTGTGCCCTTCTATGAGGACCTGAAGTACTTTGATGATGTCCTGGTGCAGATGGTGTGTGCAGGTGAAGCACAGTAAATACGCATACATTATAGTCATTGTTTTTACagcttatatacacacacatgttaaaATGTCACAAATAGCATCCATCAGTGAGTGAGGTACATTGCCTGGTGAGAGACTGATCATTCATATTGGTTCAC harbors:
- the vwa2 gene encoding von Willebrand factor A domain-containing protein 2; this encodes MGPSSRLQLLLAILVSQVDCTFAAQEIQANQETLVKISAAGEMMRCSAAIDVLFLMDGSYSVGKGSFERSRHCVLKLCEALDIDPDTVRVGVIQFGSTPRMEISLGSYSSREELTKHIKKIQYRGGSTQSGLAFKYVVRKGFLGGRNSPVPRIVILLSDGKSQGAVQPAASELKQSGVILFAVGLRYPRWEELYSLASAPTESHVFFAEHFSDIVNGLYTSLTTSSICSAVPPGCQVESLPCVRKTMETIKELQGNFMCWKGSKSSLPYTSLCPYYRYTSAYKVLPTVCHRTVCSDPCDSQPCQNGGTCVSEGLEKYHCQCPPGYGSDPNCAPVLSLDCSVDVLFLIESSTSLTHEGFLRFKSFLKRFVQTVLSSDTPVKIGLAQYSSDVKVEAKIGQHRDPVKLLQAVESLQYQKGEAKTGHALRYITRQGFQSAPVYADVQDDLPRVVVLITGTPSADAVVESAKYARDREIFIIGLGPDRMKAEINNITGNPQRTITYSLPDRLNSKIPDLRAKICSVDSQGCLGQAVDLVFVLDGSGSVGKDNFVHLKEFVRSASVQFDINRDLTQVGLVVYSRQPVFVFELDSHASGSAVLKALGEASYLGGMASTGSALLHVHSHSLTVAKGARPGVNKVIVVLTDGTGDEDAAVPAQKIRDDGVSVFVIGTGDVQREHLLRIAGSEDHIITVPFYEDLKYFDDVLVQMVCADVKKPVNLCKPNPCMNDGVCILRNRSYRCECRGWEGPHCETRSRQQPSRGDLPRPAGLRRRQRKNVRELQQRYREHRRRHATS